In Mauremys reevesii isolate NIE-2019 linkage group 14, ASM1616193v1, whole genome shotgun sequence, a single window of DNA contains:
- the LOC120381803 gene encoding zinc finger protein 271-like isoform X2: MCSECGKSFSQSSTLNTHRRIHTGEKPYICSECGKSFSGTSHLFRHRKIHMGEKPYECAECRKRFSQSSDLITHWRIHAGEKPYTCAECGKSFSQSSTLNTHRRIHTGETPYTCSECGKSFKQLSALITHQRIHAGEKPYTCAECGKSFSQRSALITHQRIHTGEKPYTCTECGKSFNRNSHLITHRRIHTGEKPYICSECGKSFNQNSHLITHRRIHTGEKPYICSECGKSFSQNSDLIAHQRIHTGETPYTCSECGKSFNQRSALITHRKIHMGEKPYECVECGKSFSQISTLNTHRRIHTGEKPYTCAECGKSFSQRSVLITHQRIHTGEKPYTCTECGKSFNRSSHLITHRRIHTGEKPYICSECGKSFRQCSALITHQRIHTGEKPYICAECGKSFNQSSNLIEHRKIHMGE, from the exons atgtgctctgagtgtgggaaaagctttagtcagagctctaccctgaacacacatcgtagaatccacacaggagagaagccctacatatgctctgagtgtgggaaaagcttcagtgggACCTCACACCTTTTcagacataggaaaatccacatgggtgagaaaccttatgaatgcgctgagtgtaggaaaaggtttagtcagagctcagaccttatcacacattggagaatccacgcaggagagaagccctacacatgcgctgagtgtgggaaaagctttagtcagagctctaccctgaacacacatcgtagaatccacacaggggagacgccctacacatgctctgagtgtgggaaaagcttcaaacagctctctgcccttatcacacatcagagaatccacgcaggagagaagccctacacatgcgctgagtgtgggaaaagctttagtcagcgctctgcccttatcacgcatcagagaatccacacaggagagaagccctacacgtgcactgagtgtgggaaaagtttcaatcggaactctcaccttatcacacatcgtagaatccacacaggagagaagccctacatatgctctgagtgtgggaaaagcttcaatcagaactctcaccttatcacacatcgtagaatccacacaggagagaagccctacatatgctctgagtgtgggaaaagctttagtcagaactcagaccttatcgcacatcagagaatccacacaggggagacgccctacacatgctctgagtgtgggaaaagcttcaatcagcgctctgcccttatcacac ataggaaaatccacatgggtgagaaaccttatgaatgcgttgagtgtgggaaaagctttagtcagatctctaccctgaacacacatcggagaatccacacaggagagaagccctacacatgcgctgagtgtgggaaaagctttagtcagcggTCTGTCctcatcacacatcagagaatccacacaggagagaagccctacacgtgcactgagtgtgggaaaagtttcaatcggagctctcaccttatcacacatcgtagaatccacacaggagagaagccctacatatgctctgagtgtgggaaaagctttcgtcagtgctctgcccttatcacacatcagagaatccacacaggagagaagccctacatatgcgctgagtgtgggaaaagcttcaatcagagctcaaaccttatcgaacataggaaaatccacatgggtgagtaa
- the LOC120381803 gene encoding zinc finger protein 271-like isoform X1, with the protein MCSECGKSFSQSSTLNTHRRIHTGEKPYICSECGKSFSGTSHLFRHRKIHMGEKPYECAECRKRFSQSSDLITHWRIHAGEKPYTCAECGKSFSQSSTLNTHRRIHTGETPYTCSECGKSFKQLSALITHQRIHAGEKPYTCAECGKSFSQRSALITHQRIHTGEKPYTCTECGKSFNRNSHLITHRRIHTGEKPYICSECGKSFNQNSHLITHRRIHTGEKPYICSECGKSFSQNSDLIAHQRIHTGETPYTCSECGKSFNQRSALITHQRIHAGEKPYTCAECGKSFRQCSALITHQRIHTGEKPYTCTECGKSFNVTSYLIRHRKIHMGEKPYECVECGKSFSQISTLNTHRRIHTGEKPYTCAECGKSFSQRSVLITHQRIHTGEKPYTCTECGKSFNRSSHLITHRRIHTGEKPYICSECGKSFRQCSALITHQRIHTGEKPYICAECGKSFNQSSNLIEHRKIHMGE; encoded by the exons atgtgctctgagtgtgggaaaagctttagtcagagctctaccctgaacacacatcgtagaatccacacaggagagaagccctacatatgctctgagtgtgggaaaagcttcagtgggACCTCACACCTTTTcagacataggaaaatccacatgggtgagaaaccttatgaatgcgctgagtgtaggaaaaggtttagtcagagctcagaccttatcacacattggagaatccacgcaggagagaagccctacacatgcgctgagtgtgggaaaagctttagtcagagctctaccctgaacacacatcgtagaatccacacaggggagacgccctacacatgctctgagtgtgggaaaagcttcaaacagctctctgcccttatcacacatcagagaatccacgcaggagagaagccctacacatgcgctgagtgtgggaaaagctttagtcagcgctctgcccttatcacgcatcagagaatccacacaggagagaagccctacacgtgcactgagtgtgggaaaagtttcaatcggaactctcaccttatcacacatcgtagaatccacacaggagagaagccctacatatgctctgagtgtgggaaaagcttcaatcagaactctcaccttatcacacatcgtagaatccacacaggagagaagccctacatatgctctgagtgtgggaaaagctttagtcagaactcagaccttatcgcacatcagagaatccacacaggggagacgccctacacatgctctgagtgtgggaaaagcttcaatcagcgctctgcccttatcacac atcagagaatccacgcaggagagaagccctacacatgcgctgagtgtgggaaaagctttcgtcagtgctctgcccttatcacacatcagagaatccacacaggagagaagccctacacgtgcactgagtgtgggaaaagcttcaatgtgACCTCATaccttatcagacataggaaaatccacatgggtgagaaaccttatgaatgcgttgagtgtgggaaaagctttagtcagatctctaccctgaacacacatcggagaatccacacaggagagaagccctacacatgcgctgagtgtgggaaaagctttagtcagcggTCTGTCctcatcacacatcagagaatccacacaggagagaagccctacacgtgcactgagtgtgggaaaagtttcaatcggagctctcaccttatcacacatcgtagaatccacacaggagagaagccctacatatgctctgagtgtgggaaaagctttcgtcagtgctctgcccttatcacacatcagagaatccacacaggagagaagccctacatatgcgctgagtgtgggaaaagcttcaatcagagctcaaaccttatcgaacataggaaaatccacatgggtgagtaa